One segment of Polypterus senegalus isolate Bchr_013 chromosome 8, ASM1683550v1, whole genome shotgun sequence DNA contains the following:
- the kxd1 gene encoding kxDL motif-containing protein 1: MSKGKAVMEPSASGMFCGRMLSMVNSEDVNAIIQAQRHMLDRFEKTNEMLLNFNNLSSVRLQQMTDRFQNHTRTLVEMKKDLDSIFRRIRTLKGKIAKQYPDTFNSIHESPILEDDDDYFDPIPPSTATTTGTSEQSTESCDTSPDIISPTVSRSSEDFSQEIMETPTSDGQNKSFAEEEGDGEKNGNNLERE; this comes from the exons ATGTCGAAAGGGAAGGCCGTCATGGAGCCCTCTGCGTCTGGCATGTTTTGCGGGAGGATGCTGAGCATGGTCAATTCTGAGGACGTTAACGCGATCATCCAAGCTCAGAGACACAT GTTAGACCGATTTGAAAAGACAAATGAGatgcttttaaattttaacaatCTCTCAAGTGTCAGACTTCAACAAATGACAGATCGCTTTCAGAACCACACACGCACCTTGGTTGAGATGAAGAAAGATCTTGACAGCATCTTCCGAAGAATCAG AACGCTAAAGGGCAAGATTGCAAAACAATACCCAGATACGTTTAACA GTATTCATGAATCTCCTAttcttgaagatgatgatgattacTTTGACcccattcctccaagcacagcaACTACCACTGGCACATCAGAACAAAGCACAGAATCCTGTGACACAAGCCCAGATATAATTTCACCAACCGTTAGCCGAAGCTCGGAGGACTTTTCtcaagaaataatggaaactcctACTTCCGATGGACAGAATAAATCCTTTgcagaagaagaaggagatggTGAAAAAAACGGAAATAATCTTGAAAGAGAATAG